One window from the genome of Mumia sp. ZJ1417 encodes:
- the tilS gene encoding tRNA lysidine(34) synthetase TilS, whose amino-acid sequence MTARRTPPLDPVVARGRRAVSDALADLPGDATVVFGVSGGADSLALAALTSFVVAGRGGRALALVVDHGLQAGSDQVAQRAAAQSRDLGVEARVERVDVGSDGGPEGAARVARREALQACADELGAAAVLLAHTRDDQAETVLLGLARGSGARSLAGMAPRTGIWRRPLLGLTRADTEQVCRAVGLTWWDDPHNDDARYARVRVRRTVLPLLERELGPGVAAALARTADGLRDDADALDVLARTAAREVTRDDGALDVAALAALPRALRTRVLRAAAIGAGSTANDLTAAHVAGVEQLVTAWRGQGGPALPGGLTVRRTGGVLLFIPS is encoded by the coding sequence ATGACCGCGCGCCGTACGCCGCCCCTCGACCCCGTGGTCGCGCGCGGGCGCCGTGCGGTCTCGGACGCGCTCGCCGACCTCCCTGGCGACGCCACGGTCGTGTTCGGCGTCTCGGGCGGCGCCGACTCGCTCGCGCTGGCCGCGCTGACGTCGTTCGTCGTTGCCGGCCGTGGCGGTCGTGCGCTCGCGCTCGTCGTCGACCACGGCCTGCAGGCGGGGTCGGACCAGGTCGCGCAGCGCGCCGCCGCGCAGTCGCGCGACCTCGGGGTCGAGGCCCGCGTCGAGCGGGTCGACGTCGGGTCCGACGGGGGCCCGGAGGGTGCGGCGCGCGTCGCACGTCGTGAGGCGCTGCAGGCCTGTGCCGACGAGCTCGGTGCCGCCGCCGTCCTGCTCGCGCACACCCGCGACGACCAAGCCGAGACCGTGCTCCTCGGGCTGGCCCGAGGGTCCGGTGCACGCTCGCTCGCCGGCATGGCACCCCGTACGGGAATCTGGCGGCGCCCGCTCCTCGGCCTCACCCGCGCCGACACCGAGCAGGTCTGCCGCGCGGTCGGCCTCACCTGGTGGGACGACCCTCACAACGACGATGCCCGCTACGCCCGGGTGCGCGTCCGTCGCACGGTCCTGCCGTTGCTCGAGCGCGAGCTCGGACCGGGTGTCGCGGCCGCCCTCGCGCGTACGGCTGACGGCCTGCGCGACGACGCCGACGCCCTCGACGTGCTCGCCCGTACGGCAGCGCGCGAGGTCACCCGCGACGACGGGGCGCTCGACGTCGCCGCGCTCGCTGCCCTCCCTCGCGCCCTACGGACGCGGGTTCTGCGCGCTGCCGCGATCGGCGCCGGATCGACCGCGAACGACCTCACGGCAGCGCACGTCGCCGGGGTCGAGCAGCTGGTCACCGCCTGGCGCGGCCAGGGCGGCCCGGCGCTTCCCGGCGGCCTGACCGTCCGCCGCACGGGCGGTGTACTCCTCTTCATCCCGTCGTGA
- the folK gene encoding 2-amino-4-hydroxy-6-hydroxymethyldihydropteridine diphosphokinase: protein MTETPNPHIPDADTMTGGMRPIRQAVIAVGSNLGERLNNVQGAVAALADTPEVTVVSVSSVYETVPVGAPAGSRDFLNAAVLIDTTLTVHTLLDRCLAIEDAFGRERGEKNAPRTLDVDLIVVGDRVAHDDRLTLPHPRAHERAFVLMPWLELDLEGEIPGKGYVVDLAQGLDTSGVTRREDLEILV from the coding sequence GTGACCGAGACGCCCAACCCACACATCCCCGACGCGGACACGATGACCGGGGGCATGCGCCCGATCCGGCAGGCCGTGATCGCGGTCGGGTCCAACCTGGGGGAGCGGCTCAACAACGTCCAGGGTGCCGTCGCCGCGCTTGCCGACACGCCGGAGGTCACGGTCGTGTCGGTGTCGTCGGTCTACGAGACGGTGCCGGTCGGCGCGCCCGCGGGCTCGCGCGACTTCCTCAACGCCGCCGTCCTCATCGACACCACGCTGACCGTGCACACGCTGCTCGACCGCTGCCTCGCGATCGAGGACGCGTTCGGTCGCGAGCGCGGTGAGAAGAACGCGCCGCGCACGCTCGACGTCGACCTCATCGTCGTCGGTGACCGCGTCGCGCACGACGACCGACTGACGCTCCCGCACCCGCGTGCCCACGAGCGTGCGTTCGTGCTGATGCCGTGGCTCGAGCTCGACCTCGAGGGCGAGATCCCCGGCAAGGGCTACGTCGTCGACCTCGCGCAGGGTCTCGACACCTCCGGCGTCACGCGGCGCGAGGACCTCGAGATCCTCGTCTGA
- the hpt gene encoding hypoxanthine phosphoribosyltransferase — translation MEGDLALDQTYIPEADIQARLRELAAEIARDYEGEDLLLVGVLKGAVMVMADLARALERDVEMDWMAVTSYGSGTTSSGVVRILKDLDTDLSGRHVLIVEDIIDSGLTLSWLTSNLRSRKPASVEICTLLRKPEALKMAVDVKYVGFEIPNAFVVGYGLDYDERYRNLRDIATLAPHVYS, via the coding sequence ATCGAGGGCGACCTCGCGCTGGACCAGACGTACATCCCCGAGGCCGACATCCAGGCCCGCCTCCGAGAGCTCGCCGCTGAGATCGCGCGCGACTACGAGGGCGAGGACCTGCTGCTCGTCGGCGTGCTCAAGGGTGCGGTCATGGTGATGGCCGACCTTGCCCGTGCTCTCGAGCGCGACGTCGAGATGGACTGGATGGCGGTCACCTCGTACGGGTCGGGCACGACCTCGTCCGGCGTCGTACGGATCCTCAAGGACCTCGACACCGACCTCTCGGGCCGGCACGTCCTGATCGTCGAGGACATCATCGACTCGGGCCTCACGCTGTCGTGGCTGACGTCCAACCTGCGCTCGCGCAAGCCGGCCTCGGTCGAGATCTGCACGCTGCTGCGCAAGCCTGAGGCGCTCAAGATGGCCGTCGACGTCAAGTACGTCGGTTTCGAGATCCCCAACGCCTTCGTGGTCGGCTACGGGCTCGACTACGACGAGCGCTACCGCAACCTGCGCGACATCGCGACGCTCGCTCCGCACGTCTACTCCTGA
- a CDS encoding zinc-dependent metalloprotease, with amino-acid sequence MTDSMIDWDFALTTAARMTRPGPEIASAEAEQVVAELREGAARSEGPVREFTGLVAESATAPVLVVDRPGWVTANVSSFEVVLRPMLEKVQAAAEAKGQAPGRFGRAIGARVTGAEVGAALAFMSTKVLGQFDPFYTAPAADGGLPVGGRLLLVAPNVVHVERELDVDAHDFRLWVCLHEETHRVQFTAVPWMRAHIQGLVDGLIDATDTDPEGVSRSLGEASKAAGRFVRGERVSLMDVLQNDRQREIIAQVTGVMSLLEGHADVVMDGVGPSVIPTVRHIRRRFDKRRQGGGLLDRLVRQVLGLDAKIRQYRDGAAFVRSVEKSVGREGFDAVWASPVNLPSAEEIEQPDQWVARVHG; translated from the coding sequence ATGACGGACAGCATGATCGACTGGGACTTCGCGCTGACGACCGCCGCGCGGATGACCCGGCCCGGTCCCGAGATCGCCAGTGCCGAGGCCGAGCAGGTCGTCGCCGAGCTCCGTGAGGGCGCGGCGCGGTCGGAAGGCCCCGTACGCGAGTTCACCGGGCTCGTGGCGGAGTCGGCGACCGCACCCGTCCTCGTCGTGGACCGCCCGGGCTGGGTCACGGCCAACGTGTCGTCGTTCGAGGTCGTGCTCCGGCCGATGCTCGAGAAGGTCCAGGCGGCGGCTGAGGCGAAGGGGCAGGCTCCCGGGCGCTTCGGACGGGCGATCGGCGCCCGCGTGACGGGGGCGGAGGTCGGCGCTGCGCTGGCCTTCATGTCGACGAAGGTGCTCGGGCAGTTCGACCCGTTCTACACCGCGCCCGCAGCAGACGGCGGGCTCCCGGTCGGCGGACGCCTCCTGCTGGTGGCCCCGAACGTCGTGCACGTCGAGCGCGAGCTGGACGTGGACGCGCACGACTTCCGGCTCTGGGTCTGCCTGCACGAGGAGACCCACCGCGTGCAGTTCACGGCCGTGCCGTGGATGCGGGCGCACATCCAAGGACTCGTCGACGGGCTGATCGACGCCACCGACACCGATCCCGAGGGCGTCTCGCGCTCGCTCGGCGAGGCGTCGAAGGCAGCAGGCCGTTTCGTACGAGGCGAGCGCGTCTCCTTGATGGACGTGCTCCAGAACGATCGCCAGCGCGAGATCATCGCGCAGGTCACCGGCGTCATGTCGCTCCTGGAGGGCCACGCCGACGTGGTGATGGACGGGGTCGGGCCCTCGGTGATCCCGACCGTGCGCCACATCCGGCGTCGCTTCGACAAGCGCCGTCAGGGCGGTGGTCTGCTCGACCGGCTCGTACGCCAGGTGCTCGGCCTCGACGCGAAGATCCGCCAGTACCGTGACGGCGCCGCGTTCGTCCGATCCGTCGAGAAGTCGGTCGGTCGTGAGGGCTTCGACGCCGTGTGGGCCTCGCCGGTCAACCTGCCGTCCGCGGAGGAGATCGAGCAGCCCGACCAGTGGGTCGCACGCGTTCACGGATGA
- the dacB gene encoding D-alanyl-D-alanine carboxypeptidase/D-alanyl-D-alanine-endopeptidase, with translation MPSHHSERGRAWPYVLLAVVLVLTGGGVAAYSLGHLDRWLCEGGTCESREADPASVPVTPAEPELAPVLAAPQSRPLDADRVQRAIAPLLGRKALGTHVGFAVSDLSSGEQVWSSGTGAFIPASTLKLFTSLAAMQTLGPEHRFRTTVLRDTTGEEQPSATDAAPTADALAPGPAKLVLVGGGDPYLTATSNAAARVSYPQQASLAQLARQTAKALQADGVTEVSLGYDTSLFTGPAANPTWEPSYITSFVTSPVSALWVDQGRDGWRRTADPARQAAATFAKQLKARGLKVTGVASTGRPVESEELAAVSSGTVAQIAQSVIEHSDNQAAEVLLRHVAIAEKQPATFEGGAKAVRDVLTGLGVDWEGNRVYDGSGLSRDNRVTLASMLQVVSTASELFDRYPIAGFNGSLATRFTDSGTEAGLGVVRVKTGTLSGVHSYAGTTATRDGTPVGFVIFTDRVPDRRTLDARTMLDRIAARLSACSCAASA, from the coding sequence ATGCCTTCACACCACTCCGAGCGCGGCCGCGCCTGGCCGTACGTGCTCCTCGCGGTGGTGCTCGTCCTGACCGGCGGGGGCGTCGCCGCGTACAGCCTCGGCCACCTCGACCGCTGGCTCTGCGAGGGCGGCACCTGCGAGTCACGCGAGGCCGATCCCGCGTCAGTGCCTGTCACCCCGGCCGAGCCCGAACTCGCGCCGGTTCTCGCCGCGCCGCAGTCCCGTCCTCTCGACGCGGACCGCGTGCAGCGCGCGATCGCGCCGCTGCTCGGCCGCAAGGCGCTCGGCACGCACGTCGGGTTCGCCGTGTCGGATCTCTCTTCGGGGGAGCAGGTCTGGAGCTCCGGGACGGGCGCGTTCATCCCCGCGTCGACGCTCAAGCTGTTCACCTCGCTCGCCGCGATGCAGACGCTGGGGCCGGAGCACCGCTTCCGTACGACCGTGCTCCGTGACACCACCGGAGAGGAGCAGCCGTCCGCGACCGACGCGGCACCGACGGCCGACGCGCTCGCACCCGGGCCCGCGAAGCTGGTCCTCGTCGGGGGCGGCGACCCTTATCTCACGGCGACGTCGAACGCCGCCGCACGCGTGTCGTACCCGCAGCAGGCGTCCCTCGCACAACTCGCCCGCCAGACAGCCAAAGCGCTGCAGGCCGACGGTGTCACCGAGGTCTCGCTCGGGTACGACACCTCGCTGTTCACCGGGCCGGCGGCAAACCCGACCTGGGAGCCGAGCTACATCACCTCGTTCGTGACCTCGCCGGTCAGCGCCCTGTGGGTCGACCAGGGGCGTGACGGGTGGCGTCGCACCGCCGACCCGGCCCGCCAGGCCGCCGCGACGTTCGCCAAGCAGCTGAAGGCGCGCGGCCTGAAGGTGACGGGCGTCGCAAGCACGGGCCGGCCGGTGGAGTCCGAGGAGCTCGCCGCGGTCAGCAGCGGCACCGTCGCGCAGATCGCGCAGTCGGTGATCGAGCACAGCGACAACCAGGCGGCGGAGGTGCTGCTGCGCCACGTCGCGATCGCCGAGAAGCAGCCCGCGACGTTCGAGGGCGGGGCCAAGGCCGTCCGGGACGTGCTCACCGGGCTCGGGGTCGACTGGGAGGGCAACCGCGTCTACGACGGGAGCGGGCTCTCGCGCGACAACCGCGTCACGCTCGCCTCGATGCTCCAGGTCGTGTCGACCGCGTCGGAGCTCTTCGACCGCTATCCGATCGCGGGCTTCAACGGCTCGCTGGCGACGCGCTTCACCGACAGCGGTACGGAGGCGGGGCTCGGTGTCGTCCGTGTGAAGACCGGCACGTTGTCTGGTGTCCACTCCTATGCCGGCACGACCGCCACCCGCGACGGGACACCCGTCGGCTTCGTGATCTTCACCGACCGCGTGCCCGATCGGCGTACCCTCGACGCCCGGACGATGCTCGACCGCATCGCTGCGCGGCTGTCGGCCTGCTCCTGCGCAGCCTCCGCGTAG
- a CDS encoding nuclear transport factor 2 family protein, translating into MAERRDPVLVTHQAFYDAIEHGDLDLMSSLWLPGEDTVCVHPGAEPILGRGAILRSFAMLMANVGYIQFILTDVEVRRRDGIAIVSCVENVLSEAEGEAPTVFAGGRGVATDVLVETATGWKLWSHHSGPVMEG; encoded by the coding sequence ATGGCTGAGCGGCGTGACCCGGTCCTCGTGACCCACCAGGCGTTCTACGACGCGATCGAGCACGGTGACCTCGACCTCATGTCGTCGCTGTGGCTGCCCGGCGAGGACACGGTGTGTGTGCACCCTGGCGCCGAGCCGATCCTCGGCCGTGGCGCGATCCTGCGGTCGTTCGCGATGCTCATGGCCAACGTCGGCTACATCCAGTTCATCCTCACCGACGTCGAGGTGCGGCGTCGTGACGGCATCGCGATCGTGTCGTGCGTCGAGAACGTGCTCTCCGAGGCCGAAGGCGAGGCGCCCACGGTGTTCGCCGGCGGGCGCGGCGTCGCGACCGACGTCCTCGTCGAGACCGCGACCGGGTGGAAGCTCTGGTCGCACCACTCCGGGCCGGTGATGGAGGGATGA
- the folP gene encoding dihydropteroate synthase, translating into MFARRVVPLLPDAGRCQVMGVVNVTPDSFSDGGLWLDADDAVRHGLELVAAGADLVDVGGESTRPGAQRVDAATELARVEPVVRALVERGVVVSVDTMRAEVAERAVAAGARVINDVSGGLADPDILEVAARTGVPYVVMHWRGHSDTMQGDAATHYDDLVPDVVDELGSAVDLALAKGVRPEQVVVDPGIGFSKRGPQNWTVLAHLEAFASLGYPLLVAASRKRFLGELLADDDGLRPPRERDSATVATTALAAAAGAWCVRVHDVAPNADAVRVAERWRDG; encoded by the coding sequence ATGTTTGCGCGTCGCGTGGTGCCGCTGCTCCCCGACGCGGGTCGGTGCCAGGTGATGGGCGTCGTGAACGTCACCCCCGACTCGTTCTCGGACGGGGGGCTGTGGCTCGACGCCGACGACGCGGTCCGTCACGGCCTCGAGCTCGTCGCCGCCGGTGCCGACCTCGTCGATGTGGGCGGCGAGTCGACCCGTCCCGGGGCCCAGCGCGTCGACGCGGCCACCGAGCTGGCGCGGGTCGAGCCGGTCGTCCGTGCTCTTGTGGAGCGCGGTGTCGTCGTCTCTGTCGACACCATGCGCGCCGAGGTCGCGGAGCGTGCTGTCGCCGCAGGTGCGCGGGTCATCAACGACGTCTCCGGCGGGCTCGCCGACCCCGACATCCTCGAGGTGGCCGCGCGCACCGGTGTCCCGTACGTCGTCATGCACTGGCGAGGGCACTCCGACACGATGCAGGGCGACGCCGCGACGCACTACGACGATCTCGTGCCCGACGTCGTCGACGAGCTGGGCAGCGCCGTCGACCTCGCGCTCGCCAAGGGGGTCCGGCCCGAGCAGGTCGTGGTCGATCCCGGCATCGGCTTCTCCAAGCGAGGCCCCCAGAACTGGACCGTCCTCGCTCACCTCGAGGCGTTCGCCTCGCTCGGCTATCCGCTGCTGGTCGCGGCGAGCCGCAAGCGGTTCCTCGGCGAGCTGCTCGCGGACGACGACGGCCTGCGGCCTCCGAGGGAGCGCGACTCCGCGACGGTCGCGACCACTGCGCTAGCGGCGGCGGCGGGCGCGTGGTGCGTGCGTGTCCACGACGTCGCGCCCAACGCCGACGCCGTGCGCGTCGCCGAGCGGTGGCGCGATGGCTGA
- the ftsH gene encoding ATP-dependent zinc metalloprotease FtsH, producing the protein MDVKRIFKGPWLWIIISVIAVLALLQLVSSNSGYQEVKTATMVRYFEQGKVAEATFVGAGDNEIRATLDDDKKVRANWLGDQGNQLRKLADESVSDKEMKTYDVDIPKPSFLGNLLGLLLPFALIFLLFIFLMNSMQGGGGRVMQFAKSKAKLISKDTPQTTFADVAGADEAVEELGEIKEFLADPQKFQAVGAKIPKGVLLYGPPGTGKTLLARAVAGEAGVPFYSISGSDFVEMFVGVGASRVRDLFEQAKENAPAIVFIDEIDAVGRHRGAGLGGGHDEREQTLNQLLVEMDGFDVRGGVILIAATNRPDVLDPALLRPGRFDRQIAVEAPDLKGRLQILQVHSRGKPLAPDVDLESVARRTPGFSGADLANVLNEAALLTARSNQALIDNHMLDEAIDRVVAGPQKRTRLMSEHERKITAYHEGGHALVAAALPGSDPVHKITIMPRGRALGYTMVLPDEDKYSQTRAEMLDKLAYMMGGRAAEELVFHNPTTGAANDIEKATNLARAMVTQYGMTERIGAVRLGENGSEPFLGRDIGHSRNYSEELAAIVDEEVTKFISYAHQEAFDILAENRAVLDDLVLALLEKETLNKAEVAAIFESLKRRSARPAWTGSETRKPSSLPPVLSPKEINGHEPERDGDEGTIVLAPGQGGTDLHGPGSDPAGGTPEPPSPGAH; encoded by the coding sequence ATGGACGTCAAACGCATCTTCAAGGGCCCGTGGCTCTGGATCATCATCAGTGTCATCGCGGTTCTGGCCCTGCTCCAGCTGGTGTCGTCCAACAGCGGCTATCAAGAGGTCAAGACCGCGACGATGGTGCGGTACTTCGAGCAGGGCAAGGTCGCCGAGGCGACCTTCGTCGGCGCCGGCGACAACGAGATCCGCGCCACGCTCGACGATGACAAGAAGGTGCGCGCCAACTGGCTCGGCGACCAGGGCAACCAGCTGCGCAAGCTTGCGGATGAGAGCGTCTCCGACAAGGAGATGAAGACGTACGACGTCGATATCCCCAAGCCGAGCTTCCTCGGCAACCTGCTCGGACTCCTGCTGCCGTTCGCGCTGATCTTCCTGCTGTTCATCTTCTTGATGAACTCGATGCAGGGCGGCGGCGGACGCGTCATGCAGTTCGCGAAGTCCAAGGCCAAGCTCATCTCCAAGGACACGCCGCAGACGACCTTCGCCGACGTCGCGGGTGCGGACGAGGCCGTCGAGGAGCTCGGCGAGATCAAGGAGTTCCTGGCCGACCCACAGAAGTTCCAGGCGGTCGGTGCCAAGATCCCCAAGGGCGTCCTCCTGTACGGCCCTCCCGGCACCGGCAAGACCCTCCTCGCGCGCGCCGTGGCCGGCGAGGCGGGCGTGCCGTTCTACTCGATCTCGGGCTCGGACTTCGTCGAGATGTTCGTCGGTGTCGGTGCGAGCCGTGTCCGTGACCTGTTCGAGCAGGCCAAGGAGAACGCGCCCGCGATCGTCTTCATCGACGAGATCGACGCCGTCGGGCGTCACCGTGGCGCTGGCCTCGGCGGCGGGCACGACGAGCGCGAGCAGACGCTCAACCAGCTGCTCGTCGAGATGGACGGCTTCGACGTCCGCGGCGGCGTGATCCTCATCGCCGCCACCAACCGTCCCGACGTCCTCGACCCAGCGCTGCTGCGCCCGGGCCGGTTCGACCGCCAGATCGCGGTCGAGGCGCCCGACCTCAAGGGCCGTCTGCAGATCTTGCAGGTCCACTCGCGCGGCAAGCCGCTGGCGCCCGACGTCGACCTCGAGTCGGTTGCGCGGCGCACGCCCGGCTTCTCCGGCGCCGACCTCGCCAACGTCCTCAACGAGGCTGCGCTGCTCACCGCCCGCAGCAACCAGGCGCTGATCGACAACCACATGCTCGACGAGGCCATCGACCGCGTCGTCGCTGGCCCGCAGAAGCGGACCCGCCTCATGAGCGAGCACGAGCGCAAGATCACCGCGTACCACGAGGGTGGCCACGCACTGGTCGCCGCAGCGCTGCCCGGCAGCGACCCCGTGCACAAGATCACGATCATGCCGCGAGGCCGTGCCCTCGGTTACACGATGGTGCTGCCCGACGAGGACAAGTACAGCCAGACGCGTGCCGAGATGCTCGACAAGCTGGCCTACATGATGGGCGGTCGCGCCGCCGAGGAGCTCGTCTTCCACAACCCGACGACCGGCGCCGCCAACGACATCGAGAAGGCGACCAACCTCGCTCGCGCGATGGTCACCCAGTACGGCATGACCGAGCGGATCGGTGCCGTGCGCCTCGGCGAGAACGGCTCGGAGCCGTTCCTCGGCCGCGACATCGGCCACTCGCGCAACTACTCCGAGGAGCTTGCGGCGATCGTCGACGAAGAGGTGACCAAGTTCATCAGCTACGCCCACCAGGAGGCGTTCGACATCCTCGCCGAGAACCGCGCCGTCCTCGACGACCTGGTGCTCGCGCTGCTCGAGAAGGAGACGCTCAACAAGGCCGAGGTCGCCGCGATCTTCGAGTCGCTCAAGCGTCGGTCCGCGCGTCCGGCGTGGACCGGTTCGGAGACCCGCAAGCCGTCGTCGTTGCCGCCGGTGCTCTCCCCGAAGGAGATCAACGGCCACGAGCCCGAGCGTGACGGCGACGAGGGCACGATCGTCCTCGCGCCCGGTCAAGGTGGCACCGACCTGCACGGCCCGGGTTCCGACCCGGCGGGAGGAACGCCCGAGCCGCCGTCGCCCGGAGCGCACTGA
- the folE gene encoding GTP cyclohydrolase I FolE — protein sequence MAQAESGALPEFDTPRAEAAIRELLAAIGEDPHRDGLKDTPERVARAYKEIFAGMRRDPQEALSRTFEVDHDEMILVKDIELWSMCEHHLVPFTGVAHVGYIPAEDGRVVGLSKLARLVDVYARRPQVQERLTTQIADALTETLRPLGVIVQIEAEHLCMTMRGVRKPGAKTITSAVRGQLRDPATRAEAMALITGR from the coding sequence GTGGCGCAGGCCGAGAGCGGGGCGCTGCCCGAGTTCGACACGCCGCGTGCCGAGGCCGCGATCCGTGAGCTCCTCGCCGCGATCGGGGAGGACCCTCACCGCGACGGGCTCAAGGACACGCCGGAGCGGGTCGCCCGCGCCTACAAGGAGATCTTCGCCGGCATGCGCCGGGATCCCCAGGAGGCGCTGTCGCGCACCTTCGAGGTCGACCACGACGAGATGATCCTGGTCAAGGACATCGAGCTGTGGTCGATGTGCGAGCACCACCTCGTGCCGTTCACGGGGGTCGCGCACGTCGGCTACATCCCCGCCGAGGACGGCCGCGTGGTCGGGCTGTCCAAGCTCGCGCGGCTCGTCGACGTGTACGCCCGCCGCCCGCAGGTGCAGGAGCGGCTGACCACGCAGATCGCGGACGCGCTGACCGAGACCTTGCGCCCGCTCGGTGTGATCGTCCAGATCGAGGCCGAGCACCTGTGCATGACGATGCGCGGCGTCCGCAAGCCCGGGGCCAAGACGATCACCAGCGCCGTACGCGGACAGCTGCGCGATCCTGCGACCCGGGCCGAGGCGATGGCCCTGATCACGGGCCGCTGA
- the folB gene encoding dihydroneopterin aldolase has product MTVPSGLDRITVTGIEAYGYHGLLAFERDRGQRFVVDVVLGLDLGRAAETGDLEASVHYGTLSERVADAVASDPVDLIETLALRILGICFGFAPVQWASVTVHKPDAPIPVTFSDVAVTIERSRT; this is encoded by the coding sequence ATGACCGTGCCGAGCGGACTGGACCGGATCACCGTGACCGGGATCGAGGCGTACGGCTACCACGGCCTGCTCGCGTTCGAGCGCGACCGGGGCCAGCGGTTCGTCGTCGACGTCGTGCTCGGGCTGGACCTCGGGCGTGCGGCGGAGACAGGGGACTTAGAAGCGTCGGTTCATTACGGTACGTTGTCGGAGAGGGTCGCGGACGCCGTGGCGTCGGACCCCGTGGACCTGATCGAGACGCTCGCTCTCCGCATCCTCGGGATCTGCTTCGGTTTCGCACCGGTGCAGTGGGCGAGCGTCACGGTTCACAAGCCGGATGCACCGATACCGGTGACGTTCTCGGACGTCGCCGTGACGATAGAGCGGAGTCGTACGTGA
- a CDS encoding DUF3180 domain-containing protein — MARRPLRRSSAVQLAVLGVVGLAVGRAMRPFLEWRDSVVPTVSWVAAGTMLFLAAILGVLAWTTFQSLHRERRTMHATRALRLLALAKASAIVTALIAGYYVGFALSFAGDMELALPRERVVRSAAAAIAALVALAAALALERACEVPHDDEDSDEAAQA, encoded by the coding sequence ATGGCTCGCCGTCCGCTGCGCCGGTCGTCAGCAGTCCAGCTCGCCGTCCTCGGAGTCGTCGGTCTGGCTGTCGGACGAGCGATGCGTCCCTTCCTGGAGTGGCGCGACTCCGTCGTCCCCACGGTCTCGTGGGTCGCCGCGGGCACGATGCTCTTCCTCGCCGCGATCCTCGGTGTGCTCGCATGGACGACCTTCCAGTCGCTCCACCGCGAGCGGCGGACGATGCACGCGACGCGAGCGCTGCGGCTGCTCGCGCTCGCCAAGGCCTCGGCGATCGTGACGGCGCTGATCGCCGGCTACTACGTCGGGTTCGCGTTGTCGTTCGCGGGCGACATGGAGCTCGCGCTGCCCCGTGAACGGGTGGTCAGGTCTGCCGCTGCGGCCATCGCCGCACTCGTGGCGCTGGCCGCCGCGCTCGCCCTCGAGCGCGCGTGCGAGGTGCCCCACGATGACGAGGATTCCGACGAGGCCGCACAGGCCTGA